Proteins encoded together in one Anoxybacillus flavithermus window:
- a CDS encoding helix-turn-helix domain-containing protein, which yields MKRGRAADAVKSARQATGMTQQQLSFEIYESREAVSQQENGRYRVQPNISKYFAEKHNNPWVALEAAAEYTGWGPVKLDGEVVDLHRASVAMKTKEELTEALQAIESVCVANHPRAIREYDKQHLEEAILQAIDAIVALTQYVAVICMDYGFSWFKMWQRHRTKLQTKGFIKR from the coding sequence ATGAAACGTGGTAGAGCGGCCGATGCGGTGAAGTCGGCGCGGCAGGCGACAGGGATGACACAACAACAACTTTCGTTTGAAATCTATGAATCTCGCGAAGCAGTTTCACAGCAAGAAAACGGACGGTATCGAGTGCAGCCGAATATATCGAAATATTTTGCAGAGAAGCACAACAATCCGTGGGTGGCACTGGAAGCGGCAGCGGAATATACAGGATGGGGACCTGTGAAGCTGGACGGTGAGGTGGTCGATTTACACCGAGCAAGTGTGGCGATGAAAACAAAAGAGGAACTAACCGAAGCGCTACAAGCAATCGAAAGTGTATGTGTAGCGAATCATCCTCGCGCGATCAGGGAATACGACAAACAGCATCTTGAAGAAGCAATTTTGCAAGCGATCGATGCAATTGTTGCGCTCACGCAATACGTCGCAGTTATATGTATGGATTACGGTTTTTCCTGGTTTAAAATGTGGCAACGGCATCGTACAAAATTGCAGACGAAAGGATTTATTAAGAGATAG
- the smpB gene encoding SsrA-binding protein SmpB, whose protein sequence is MPKGEGKLIAQNKKAHHDYFIEETYEAGLVLQGTEIKSIRAGKVNLKDSFAKVEKGEVFLHNMHISPYEQGNRYNHDPLRTRKLLLHRREISKLIGYTKEQGYTLVPLKLYIKNGFAKLLLGVGKGKKKYDKREDMKKKEAQREVERAFRERQK, encoded by the coding sequence ATGCCAAAAGGGGAAGGAAAGCTGATCGCTCAAAATAAAAAAGCACATCACGATTATTTCATTGAAGAAACGTACGAAGCAGGACTTGTGTTGCAAGGAACGGAAATTAAGTCGATTCGCGCAGGCAAGGTGAACTTAAAAGATTCATTTGCGAAAGTGGAAAAAGGTGAAGTGTTTTTGCATAATATGCATATTAGTCCGTACGAACAAGGCAACCGTTACAATCATGATCCGTTGCGGACGCGCAAACTACTGCTTCATCGTCGCGAAATTAGCAAGCTCATCGGCTATACAAAAGAACAAGGCTATACGCTCGTGCCGCTCAAGCTATACATTAAAAATGGTTTTGCGAAACTGTTGCTAGGCGTCGGAAAAGGAAAGAAAAAATACGACAAACGGGAAGATATGAAAAAGAAAGAAGCCCAACGCGAAGTCGAACGCGCTTTCCGCGAACGGCAGAAATAA
- a CDS encoding XtrA/YqaO family protein produces the protein MSKRAQELQIDIDNMTVSHPVVPGKVLVIVIDGVQGKAKVAEAVEHGYTIIETAKGKTTRIKFEESELF, from the coding sequence GTGAGTAAAAGAGCGCAAGAATTGCAGATTGATATAGATAATATGACTGTTTCGCATCCCGTTGTGCCAGGGAAGGTGCTTGTGATTGTCATTGACGGTGTGCAAGGGAAAGCAAAAGTAGCGGAAGCGGTTGAACATGGATATACGATTATTGAAACAGCGAAGGGAAAAACGACACGAATCAAATTCGAGGAAAGCGAGTTGTTTTAA
- a CDS encoding Fur-regulated basic protein FbpA translates to MKQLLLLKHVLIQRLRRKGVFVATDGRAISKLTIEEIQREYERAEGERNELVKSNA, encoded by the coding sequence GTGAAGCAGTTGCTTTTACTCAAACATGTATTGATTCAGCGTCTACGACGAAAGGGCGTTTTCGTTGCAACAGACGGGCGAGCGATATCAAAACTGACGATCGAAGAAATTCAACGGGAATACGAGCGAGCGGAGGGAGAACGTAATGAACTGGTCAAAAGCAACGCTTAG
- a CDS encoding helix-turn-helix domain-containing protein — translation MLGDRLKRLRLEKKLTQEELGKKINVTKVSISGYENGNRTPDTETLQKLADFFNVTTDYLLGRTDDPNPPESDNEELGTLARINQLIKEYGIEQMGFFDIEKWKHLTEDEIREIIQHFEWVAHKAAQKNKSPGKDTE, via the coding sequence GTGTTAGGTGACCGTTTAAAAAGACTAAGATTAGAAAAAAAACTCACCCAAGAAGAACTAGGAAAGAAAATAAATGTCACAAAAGTATCCATATCGGGATACGAGAACGGGAATCGAACACCTGATACTGAAACACTTCAAAAACTCGCCGATTTTTTCAACGTCACCACCGACTACCTACTCGGTCGCACGGATGATCCGAATCCACCAGAGAGCGACAATGAGGAATTAGGCACGCTGGCGAGGATTAATCAGCTGATCAAAGAATATGGCATTGAGCAAATGGGGTTCTTTGATATTGAGAAGTGGAAGCATCTAACCGAAGACGAAATTAGGGAGATTATTCAACATTTCGAGTGGGTAGCGCATAAAGCTGCACAAAAAAATAAGTCACCAGGAAAAGACACCGAGTAA
- a CDS encoding DnaD domain protein, whose amino-acid sequence MATRLLMDEEPLVILPSLAATIGLNESIVLQQLHYWLERSNHIHEGHKWVYNTYEEWQEQFPFWSESTIRRIITKLEKQGLIIAGNFNRSKIDKTKWYRINYDKLAELENPVYEVSATVQNDTSTAQNEQTTDEIDSPSGQNEQSICSNWTDEALNLNRPIPENTTEITTEKKEEVEEDERVREENPFTFFEQNGFGAIGSYISEKISTWIDDTSEALVLEAMKIAVENGVKTWKYVETILRDWADKGYQTVEQVHAAQKAFKEQQAKKRNGAGTNGKKAVRTEIVPDWLNTDYSQYEQKAETDQEALERKRRELEERLKKYRNDD is encoded by the coding sequence ATGGCGACAAGACTTTTAATGGATGAAGAGCCGTTAGTGATTTTACCGTCACTAGCGGCTACGATCGGCTTAAATGAAAGCATCGTGTTACAACAGTTGCACTACTGGCTTGAGCGCAGTAATCACATTCACGAAGGGCATAAGTGGGTATATAACACGTACGAGGAATGGCAAGAACAATTCCCATTCTGGTCGGAAAGCACGATTCGTCGCATTATCACAAAACTTGAAAAGCAAGGGCTCATTATTGCAGGCAATTTTAATCGCTCCAAGATCGACAAAACGAAGTGGTATCGGATCAATTATGACAAATTGGCTGAACTTGAAAACCCGGTTTATGAAGTAAGTGCGACTGTTCAAAATGACACCTCGACTGCTCAAAATGAACAGACGACTGACGAAATCGACAGTCCATCTGGTCAAAATGAACAGTCCATCTGTTCAAATTGGACAGACGAAGCGCTCAATTTGAACAGACCAATACCAGAGAATACTACAGAGATTACTACAGAGAAAAAAGAAGAAGTAGAAGAAGACGAGCGCGTGCGCGAAGAGAATCCGTTCACTTTTTTCGAACAAAACGGCTTTGGTGCAATCGGAAGCTACATAAGCGAAAAAATTTCAACATGGATCGACGACACATCTGAAGCGCTAGTTTTAGAAGCGATGAAAATTGCAGTAGAAAATGGCGTCAAGACATGGAAGTACGTTGAAACCATTTTGCGCGACTGGGCAGACAAGGGCTATCAAACCGTCGAACAAGTGCATGCAGCGCAAAAAGCATTTAAAGAGCAGCAAGCAAAGAAACGAAATGGTGCTGGCACGAATGGAAAAAAAGCCGTTCGAACGGAGATCGTTCCAGACTGGCTCAACACCGACTATTCGCAATATGAACAAAAAGCTGAAACAGATCAAGAAGCACTCGAACGCAAACGGCGTGAGCTAGAAGAACGACTGAAAAAATATCGCAATGATGATTAG
- a CDS encoding zinc-finger domain-containing protein, which translates to MTREEKKQIRLQILKLLDTQCAGCKERHSSTQSTCVISCPIGKQMQQLSMLLAKEIPRVKRGKWTEEEEFYLWQHKDIFDVPELAARLERSELSVYSKLRQLEKKNVLPC; encoded by the coding sequence GTGACAAGGGAAGAGAAAAAGCAAATTCGGCTACAAATTTTGAAATTGCTAGATACACAGTGTGCAGGATGTAAAGAACGGCATAGTAGTACACAAAGCACATGTGTAATCAGTTGCCCGATCGGCAAGCAAATGCAACAACTGTCGATGTTGTTAGCTAAAGAAATCCCTCGTGTAAAAAGAGGTAAATGGACCGAAGAGGAAGAGTTTTACCTATGGCAACATAAAGATATTTTCGATGTTCCAGAGCTTGCTGCACGCTTGGAACGAAGTGAATTATCTGTGTATTCAAAATTGCGACAGCTAGAGAAAAAGAATGTTTTACCTTGTTAG
- a CDS encoding DUF771 domain-containing protein, whose protein sequence is MDKIWWSMQDLKERTGYSEDWLKENILLHPRYRQMLDLENGGFVYYPEKKGERWCFIASRMEEFLAKYFRDIFTTKTNTKSRIAQ, encoded by the coding sequence TTGGATAAAATCTGGTGGTCCATGCAAGACCTCAAAGAACGAACGGGCTATAGCGAGGATTGGCTCAAAGAGAACATCCTCTTGCATCCTCGCTATCGGCAAATGCTTGATTTAGAAAATGGTGGGTTTGTGTATTACCCAGAGAAAAAAGGAGAGCGTTGGTGCTTTATCGCATCGCGTATGGAGGAGTTTTTAGCCAAGTATTTCCGTGACATATTCACGACAAAGACCAACACAAAATCACGGATCGCTCAATGA
- a CDS encoding tyrosine-type recombinase/integrase, with protein MASIQKMKNGWRYRVSYKENGQYKTKTKGGFRTKKEAELAAAELEKQLHKGYDINAGDQLFSEYMRNWYEIFRKGKKSADNDNDIRRAVEFVEKYFAGVKLKDLTREMYQKALNEYGETHSTASVKKHHTYMRACLKEALADGIIHKDPTFNAVAVGKVAPKDEEIKYLNYEEVAKLLKMTTENLQLRYISRYIILFALATGARFSEIIGLTWDCVDFENKAVAINKTWDHKYKNGFDNTKNYASKRTITIDEHTLSILKDLKRKQQEFALKTGLRNEHNLVFVNSQFKLVTNTAVNKTLRQLCKKAKIKEITCHGLRHTHASMLLFKGVNIKYVSRRLGHKDIVTTLQTYSHIMDEMEQKESRQVDLTMWELYNAK; from the coding sequence ATGGCCAGCATTCAAAAAATGAAAAACGGTTGGCGTTATCGTGTTTCATACAAAGAAAATGGGCAATACAAAACGAAAACGAAAGGCGGCTTTCGCACCAAGAAAGAGGCGGAGCTTGCAGCTGCCGAACTGGAAAAACAATTACACAAAGGATACGACATCAACGCTGGCGATCAGCTGTTTTCGGAGTATATGCGGAATTGGTACGAGATTTTCCGTAAAGGTAAAAAGAGTGCAGATAACGACAACGATATTAGACGCGCTGTGGAATTTGTGGAAAAATACTTTGCTGGCGTCAAATTGAAAGACCTGACTCGCGAAATGTACCAAAAGGCGTTAAACGAGTATGGGGAAACTCATTCCACCGCATCGGTAAAGAAACATCACACCTATATGCGAGCGTGCTTAAAGGAGGCGTTGGCCGATGGAATCATCCATAAAGACCCGACATTTAATGCGGTGGCTGTTGGGAAAGTGGCGCCAAAGGACGAGGAAATCAAATACTTGAACTATGAAGAAGTGGCCAAGCTGTTAAAGATGACGACCGAGAACTTGCAGTTACGATACATTTCGCGATATATCATTTTATTTGCTTTGGCTACCGGCGCGCGCTTTTCAGAAATCATCGGCTTAACTTGGGATTGCGTTGACTTTGAAAATAAGGCTGTCGCAATCAATAAAACGTGGGATCATAAATATAAAAATGGATTTGATAACACAAAAAACTATGCTTCAAAACGAACAATCACTATTGACGAACATACATTAAGCATTTTGAAAGATTTGAAACGGAAGCAACAAGAATTTGCGTTAAAAACGGGTTTGAGAAATGAGCACAATCTTGTTTTTGTGAACAGCCAATTCAAACTTGTCACGAATACAGCAGTAAACAAGACGTTGCGTCAATTATGTAAGAAAGCCAAAATTAAAGAAATCACGTGTCATGGCTTACGACATACTCACGCTTCAATGCTGTTGTTTAAGGGTGTAAACATCAAGTATGTTTCCAGACGACTAGGGCATAAAGACATTGTGACTACCCTCCAAACGTATTCGCACATCATGGATGAAATGGAGCAGAAAGAATCGCGCCAAGTCGATCTAACGATGTGGGAATTATACAATGCAAAATAA
- a CDS encoding dUTP diphosphatase, protein MDLSKLFEMQRELDERIVREKGLDGQNLLPNKVLALQVELAELANEWQGFKHWKTNRQPKEGMLEEYVDCLHFILSIGLSGNIGTIEWEQIEPYKAKSTIQQFIGLFEYTSRLLEDITVYVDIWSSFIGLGEMLEFTWDEIEAAYMRKNAVNHHRQESGY, encoded by the coding sequence ATGGATTTATCCAAACTTTTTGAGATGCAGCGGGAACTGGATGAGCGGATTGTTCGAGAAAAAGGATTAGATGGTCAGAATCTTTTGCCGAATAAAGTATTAGCCTTACAGGTGGAGCTGGCAGAACTCGCAAACGAGTGGCAAGGGTTTAAGCATTGGAAAACGAATCGGCAACCGAAAGAGGGGATGTTGGAAGAATATGTGGACTGTTTACATTTCATTTTGAGCATTGGATTGAGCGGAAATATCGGGACGATAGAATGGGAACAGATTGAACCGTATAAAGCAAAATCCACTATTCAACAGTTTATAGGCTTGTTTGAATATACATCACGTTTACTTGAAGATATCACGGTATATGTCGACATTTGGAGTTCTTTCATCGGACTTGGAGAAATGCTCGAATTTACTTGGGATGAAATTGAGGCAGCGTATATGCGTAAAAACGCAGTCAACCATCACCGCCAAGAAAGTGGGTATTGA
- a CDS encoding helix-turn-helix transcriptional regulator, which yields MVLDKLKSLRTEKGLSCKQVADLVGISKEYYWMIENGKRRLNYELAVKIAQVFDTSPDDIFLDRELTYSEQKLAP from the coding sequence TTGGTTTTGGATAAATTAAAAAGTCTTCGTACTGAAAAGGGACTCAGTTGCAAACAAGTTGCCGATTTGGTCGGAATTTCTAAAGAGTACTACTGGATGATTGAGAATGGAAAACGCCGATTAAACTATGAGCTTGCTGTAAAAATAGCGCAAGTATTCGATACTAGCCCAGACGATATTTTTTTGGACAGAGAGTTAACTTATAGTGAACAAAAGTTAGCTCCTTGA
- a CDS encoding ImmA/IrrE family metallo-endopeptidase, whose product MQLCHYYTTALEDWVTNLYKRLGIFHPSHIDIEYIARRMNIFLREKPFPSTHQVFGRFRCIVVDSRLTEEEKREAFFHELCHILRHVGVQSMMPEAFRELQERDAKLFTKYAAIPYHMLELIDWNERYIIEQMAHMFKVTPKLCEERLTQIQNRILVNHSCFSNHFMCFA is encoded by the coding sequence ATGCAATTATGTCACTACTATACTACAGCGCTCGAGGATTGGGTAACGAATCTTTATAAGCGATTAGGTATCTTCCATCCTTCACACATTGATATTGAATACATAGCGCGACGGATGAATATTTTCTTGCGTGAGAAACCGTTTCCGTCCACGCATCAAGTTTTCGGGCGATTCCGTTGTATCGTTGTCGATTCACGATTGACAGAAGAGGAAAAGCGCGAAGCTTTCTTCCATGAGCTTTGCCATATTCTTCGCCATGTCGGCGTGCAAAGCATGATGCCAGAGGCGTTCCGTGAACTTCAAGAACGTGATGCAAAGCTTTTCACGAAATACGCAGCCATCCCATATCATATGCTTGAGCTCATCGACTGGAATGAACGATACATAATAGAGCAAATGGCTCACATGTTTAAGGTGACACCAAAGTTATGCGAAGAACGTTTAACACAAATTCAAAATCGCATATTAGTCAATCATTCATGCTTTAGCAATCACTTTATGTGTTTTGCTTGA
- a CDS encoding BRCT domain-containing protein: MSKFKEIEDYRVFTSKAELHKSINALIGIIQGIRFDNIANEHEIAELIHWCNLHRRFEKRAPFNEIIPLIDQALLDNKLEQEEIEDILWLCNNIVNDSGFNRYYDLITSSIQQLQGILHGILADNVLNEAEIEQLCSWIDDHDFLKGTYPFDEIHSLLVSVKQDGIISDDEKNLLKAFFANFVDTRASYNVHEFEVKALQSQYSISGICAVCPEITFENKVFSFTGASTRATRNEIAKIIQNLGGIFNNNVTKDTNYLIVGGDGNPCWAFACYGRKVEKAIELRKKGTPIIIVHENDFWDEVVI, from the coding sequence ATGAGCAAATTCAAAGAAATTGAAGATTATCGGGTGTTTACTTCGAAAGCTGAATTACACAAATCAATAAATGCTCTAATCGGCATTATCCAAGGAATACGTTTCGACAATATAGCGAATGAACACGAAATAGCTGAGCTCATTCATTGGTGCAATCTACATAGACGTTTTGAAAAAAGAGCGCCATTTAATGAAATTATTCCGTTGATTGATCAAGCATTGCTCGATAATAAACTGGAACAGGAAGAAATTGAAGATATCTTGTGGCTTTGCAATAACATTGTCAACGACTCTGGATTTAACCGATATTACGATCTTATTACATCGTCTATTCAACAATTGCAAGGCATTCTCCATGGTATTTTAGCCGATAATGTTTTAAACGAAGCAGAAATCGAGCAGCTATGTAGTTGGATTGACGATCATGACTTCTTAAAAGGAACGTACCCTTTCGATGAAATTCATAGTCTATTAGTTAGCGTTAAGCAAGATGGGATTATTAGCGATGATGAGAAAAACTTGCTTAAAGCCTTCTTTGCTAATTTCGTCGACACAAGAGCCTCCTACAACGTCCATGAATTTGAAGTAAAAGCGCTACAAAGCCAATATTCAATAAGTGGCATATGCGCTGTTTGCCCAGAGATCACGTTCGAAAACAAAGTTTTCTCTTTCACCGGCGCATCAACCAGAGCAACACGCAACGAAATCGCTAAAATCATTCAGAATCTGGGCGGAATCTTCAACAACAACGTCACAAAAGACACAAACTATCTAATTGTCGGCGGCGACGGAAACCCTTGCTGGGCTTTTGCTTGCTACGGCCGAAAAGTCGAAAAAGCGATTGAGTTAAGGAAAAAAGGCACGCCAATTATTATCGTGCACGAAAATGATTTTTGGGATGAGGTAGTTATTTAA
- the rnr gene encoding ribonuclease R, protein MKEKLLSFMRDEAYKPLTVQELEEAFHITDAAEFKELVKTLVALEEEGLIVRTRSNRYGLPEKMNLIRGKVTGHAKGFAFVIPEDPTLDDIFIPPSELKNAMHGDTVLVRVNGQATGARQEGTIVRIIERGITEVVGTYTESKNFGFVIPDDKKIVNDIFIPKHAANGAVEGHKVVVRLTTYPEGRISAEGEVIKILGHKNDPGVDILSIIHKHGLPLQFPEDVIAHANSIPDTISEEDLQGRRDLRNEMIVTIDGEDAKDLDDAVTVTKLANGNYKLGVHIADVSHYVTEGSPIDREAYERGTSVYLVDRVIPMIPHRLSNGICSLNPKVDRLTLSCEMEINDRGEVVSHEIFQSVIRTTERMTYTDVNRILVDKDEALREKYAPLVPMFELMAELADILRNKRMKRGAIDFDFKEAKVLVDENGKPYDVILRERSVAERLIEEFMLAANETIAEHFHWMNVPFIYRVHEDPKPEKLQRFLEFITNFGYIVKGTGNQIHPRALQEVLEAVRGEPEEMVVSTVMLRSMKQARYDAESLGHYGLSTEFYTHFTSPIRRYPDLIVHRLIRTYLINGQIDEQTQQKWAEKLPEIAEHTSNMERRAVEAERETDDLKKTEFMEDKIGMEFDGIISSVTNFGLFVELPNTIEGLVHVSYLTDDYYHYDEQHYAMIGERTGKVYRIGDEITVRVINVNKEERIVDFEIVGMKGRKRKQAKAAPVVIEGKQKKKKEEQWPTKKTKKKKKFYEDIPNMKKKKKKKR, encoded by the coding sequence ATGAAGGAAAAATTATTATCGTTTATGCGCGATGAAGCGTATAAACCGCTTACGGTACAAGAGCTAGAAGAAGCGTTTCATATTACAGACGCTGCCGAATTTAAAGAACTTGTTAAAACACTTGTCGCGTTAGAAGAAGAAGGACTAATCGTCCGGACGAGAAGCAATCGGTATGGATTGCCGGAGAAAATGAACTTAATTCGCGGGAAAGTGACCGGCCATGCGAAAGGATTTGCGTTTGTTATTCCAGAAGATCCGACGCTTGATGATATTTTCATTCCACCGTCGGAATTGAAGAATGCGATGCATGGCGACACCGTTCTTGTGCGTGTCAACGGACAAGCAACGGGGGCGCGTCAAGAAGGGACGATCGTCCGCATTATTGAGCGGGGCATTACAGAAGTCGTCGGTACGTATACAGAAAGCAAAAACTTTGGCTTTGTCATTCCAGATGATAAAAAAATCGTCAACGACATTTTTATTCCGAAACATGCCGCAAACGGTGCGGTTGAAGGGCATAAAGTTGTCGTCCGTTTAACGACGTATCCGGAAGGACGGATTAGTGCCGAGGGAGAAGTTATTAAAATTTTAGGGCATAAAAACGATCCGGGGGTCGATATTTTATCGATTATCCATAAACATGGATTGCCGCTCCAATTCCCAGAAGACGTCATTGCCCATGCGAACAGCATTCCGGATACAATTTCGGAAGAAGATTTACAGGGTCGACGGGACTTACGCAACGAAATGATTGTGACGATTGACGGCGAGGACGCAAAAGATTTAGACGATGCGGTGACTGTAACAAAGTTAGCAAACGGAAATTATAAGTTAGGCGTTCATATTGCCGACGTAAGCCACTATGTGACGGAAGGCTCGCCAATTGACCGCGAAGCATATGAGCGCGGAACGAGCGTTTATTTAGTTGACCGCGTCATTCCGATGATTCCGCATCGCTTGTCAAACGGTATTTGTTCATTAAATCCGAAAGTTGATCGCTTGACGTTGTCGTGCGAGATGGAAATAAACGATCGCGGTGAAGTCGTGAGCCATGAAATTTTTCAAAGCGTTATTCGTACGACTGAACGAATGACGTATACCGATGTGAACCGCATTCTTGTCGATAAAGACGAGGCGCTAAGAGAAAAATACGCTCCGCTTGTGCCGATGTTTGAGTTAATGGCGGAATTGGCGGATATTTTACGAAATAAACGAATGAAACGCGGTGCAATTGATTTTGATTTTAAAGAAGCAAAAGTGCTTGTCGATGAAAATGGGAAGCCTTATGATGTCATCTTGCGTGAGCGTTCTGTTGCTGAACGATTAATCGAAGAATTTATGTTAGCGGCAAACGAGACGATTGCAGAACATTTTCATTGGATGAACGTTCCATTTATTTATCGTGTGCATGAAGATCCGAAGCCTGAGAAGCTGCAGCGTTTTTTAGAGTTTATTACGAATTTCGGCTATATTGTCAAAGGAACAGGAAACCAAATTCATCCGCGCGCCTTGCAAGAAGTGTTGGAAGCGGTACGTGGCGAGCCAGAAGAAATGGTCGTATCAACCGTCATGCTCCGGTCGATGAAGCAAGCGCGTTATGATGCTGAAAGTCTAGGTCACTACGGGTTATCAACGGAATTTTATACGCATTTTACATCGCCGATTCGTCGCTACCCAGACTTAATTGTGCATCGCCTTATTCGCACGTATTTAATTAACGGGCAAATCGACGAACAAACGCAGCAAAAATGGGCGGAGAAGCTTCCGGAAATTGCCGAACATACGTCGAATATGGAACGTCGTGCAGTCGAGGCAGAGCGCGAAACAGATGATTTGAAGAAAACAGAGTTTATGGAAGATAAAATTGGCATGGAGTTTGACGGCATTATTAGCTCGGTGACAAACTTTGGATTGTTTGTTGAACTGCCGAATACAATCGAAGGGCTTGTACACGTTAGCTATTTAACGGACGATTATTATCATTACGATGAGCAGCATTATGCGATGATCGGCGAACGAACAGGGAAAGTGTACCGCATCGGTGACGAAATTACGGTGCGCGTCATTAATGTCAATAAAGAGGAGCGCATCGTCGATTTTGAAATTGTCGGTATGAAAGGGCGCAAACGTAAACAAGCGAAAGCTGCTCCAGTCGTCATCGAAGGAAAACAGAAAAAGAAAAAAGAAGAGCAATGGCCAACGAAAAAAACGAAGAAAAAGAAAAAGTTTTATGAAGATATACCAAACATGAAAAAGAAGAAAAAGAAAAAACGATAA
- a CDS encoding BRO family protein, which translates to MNQLQKVFTYSGSQVRTIIKDGEVWFVAKDVCEVLGITKHRDAISRLSDRQRGSVKVDTLGGPQEMAAINEAGVYKLVFRSNKPEAERFSDWVAEEVLPTIRKTGGYVANDDLFVETYLKHADEQTKLLFRATLETVRKQNEQIAIMQPKADYFDALVDRRLLTNFRDTAKELKVKPKAFVDWLIDKKYIYRDQKGKLKPYAQYVPSLFELKEWERNGRADVQTLVTPKGRETFRILLQKAVV; encoded by the coding sequence ATGAATCAATTACAAAAGGTGTTTACTTACAGCGGAAGTCAAGTAAGAACAATTATAAAAGATGGAGAGGTCTGGTTTGTTGCAAAGGATGTGTGTGAAGTGCTGGGCATTACTAAACATAGGGATGCTATTAGCCGTTTAAGCGATCGACAAAGGGGGTCGGTGAAGGTGGACACCCTTGGAGGTCCTCAGGAAATGGCTGCAATCAATGAAGCAGGTGTTTATAAATTAGTTTTTCGCAGCAATAAACCGGAAGCGGAAAGGTTCAGCGATTGGGTAGCTGAGGAAGTCCTTCCAACCATACGGAAAACCGGCGGCTATGTAGCGAATGACGACTTATTCGTAGAAACGTATCTGAAGCACGCAGATGAGCAAACGAAATTATTATTCCGCGCTACACTAGAAACGGTTAGGAAACAAAACGAACAAATTGCAATCATGCAGCCAAAAGCTGATTATTTTGACGCGCTTGTTGATCGTCGCTTACTGACAAATTTCCGTGATACGGCCAAAGAATTGAAAGTGAAGCCAAAAGCTTTTGTTGATTGGCTTATTGATAAGAAATATATTTATCGCGATCAGAAAGGGAAACTAAAGCCTTATGCTCAATACGTTCCATCTTTATTCGAATTAAAAGAATGGGAGCGAAATGGACGAGCTGATGTGCAAACGCTCGTTACGCCGAAAGGAAGAGAAACATTTAGAATATTACTACAAAAAGCTGTAGTATAA